From Candoia aspera isolate rCanAsp1 chromosome 4, rCanAsp1.hap2, whole genome shotgun sequence, a single genomic window includes:
- the LOC134497306 gene encoding olfactory receptor 5V1-like, producing MEIQNQTKLSEFIILGFQNLQEMQSLLFSAFLTIYLFTMLWNIFIITIAILDQKLRTPMYFFLGNLSFLDICYTSTTIPQMLDLIVKDRSSISFTACVLQLYFFFSFVGTECLLLAVMALDRYVAICNPLHYSLLMRRCVCLQLTIACWVGGFLNSALHTYFAFQLPFCGDNRLDAFYCDIPPLLKLSCGDISLNQKLLLSVGLLIAWTPLFCILLSYASIISTVLKMRSAEGRRKAFSTCSSHLTVVLLYYGSCIFTYLRPVSSQSSVNAKLIPLMYSILTPLLNPIIYTLRNKDVKKAWRSIMEKI from the coding sequence ATGGAAATACAAAACCAAACTAAACTTTCAGAGTTCATCATCCTTGGGTTTCAAAATCTGCAGGAGATGCAGTCCTTGCTCTTCAGTGCATTCTTGACTATCTATTTATTCACAATGCTGTGGAATATCTTCATTATCACCATAGCAATTTTGGATCAGAAGCTAAGAACccccatgtatttttttctgggaaaccTGTCTTTCCTTGACATCTGCTACACTAGCACCACAATTCCACAGATGCTGGATCTCATTGTCAAAGACAGAAGCAGCATTTCTTTCACAGCCTGTGTTCTCCAACTatactttttcttctcctttgtagGGACAGAATGCCTCCTTCTGGCAGTAATGGCTTTGGATCGCTATGTTGCTATCTGCAATCCTTTGCACTATTCATTACTTATGAGAAGATGTGTCTGCCTCCAACTAACTATAGCTTGCTGGGTTGGAGGTTTTCTTAACTCTGCACTACATACATATTTTGCCTTTCAGTTACCTTTTTGTGGAGACAATCGCTTAGACGCATTCTACTGTGATATTCCTCCACTTCTAAAGCTGTCCTGTGGAGACATCTCCCTCAACCAAAAGCTCTTGCTATCTGTTGGATTACTCATAGCTTGGACACCTCTTTTTTGCATCCTTCTCTCATATGCATCCATCATCTCCACGGTCTTGAAGATGCGTTCTGCAGAAGGAAGACGGAAAGCTTTTTCCACCTGCTCCTCTCATCTTACAGTGGTTCTACTTTATTATGGCAGCTGCATTTTCACCTACCTGAGACCTGTCTCCTCCCAGTCTTCTGTTAATGCAAAGCTGATCCCGCTAATGTACAGCATCTTGACTCCATTACTAAATCCTATTATATATACTTTGCGTAACAAGGATGTAAAGAAAGCTTGGAGAAGTATAATGGAAAAGATTTAA